The following DNA comes from Occultella kanbiaonis.
GGTCACCAAGTTCCAGCAACGGGAGGGAAAGTTCTGATGCGCCTTCAGGAGCGTCTGCGTGGCGGTGTGGTCATCCCTGCCCACCCGTTGGCCGTCACCGCCGACGGCGACATCGATCTGCAGGCCCAGCGTGCGCTGACCCGGTACTACCTCGAGTCCGGTGCCGACGGCCTGGCGGTGGGGGTGCACACCACCCAGTTCTCGTTGCACGCGGATCGGGGCGCGTTGCGTGAGGTGTGGGACCTCGCCGCTGCCACCGTTCTCGAGCTCGCCCCCGAGCGGATGCTGATCGCCGGCCTGGTTGGCGACACCGTGCAGGCCGTAGCCGAGGCGCAGGCGGCGGTGGCCGCCGGCTATCACGCCGCGCTGCTCAGCCCGTGGGGGATGGCGGACGGCAGCGAGCGGGCCCTGCTCGAACGCGCCGGAGCCGTTGGGGAGATCCTGCCCACCATCGGTTTCTACCTGCAGGACAGCGTGGGCGGCGGGCCGCTCGGGCGCGGCTACTGGAGCGCCCTGTTCGATCTGGAGTCCGTGATCGCGGTCAAGACCGCGCCGTTCGACAGGTACCGGACCAACGACGTGGTCCGGGCGCTGCTCGAGCACGATCGCTGGGCCGAGGTGGCGCTGCTGACCGGTAACGACGACGCGATCGTGCACGACCTGATCACCCCGTACCGCCGCGGCGACCGGGTGGTACGAGCGGCCGGTGGCCTGCTCGGACAGTGGGCGGTCGGTACCCGGGCCGCGGTCGGGCTGGTCCGGCGCGCCCGAGAAGCAGTCGCGGCCGACGCGGTCGGGACCGATCTGCTTGCCGAGGCGACCGACCTGGTCGAGGTCAACGCGGCCGTGTTCGACGTCGACCATGACTTCGCCGGATGCGTGCCCGGGGTCAATGAGGTGCTCCGGCAGCAGGGGCTGCTCACCTCGGCGCACTGCCTCGACCCCGTCGAGGCGCTCTCACCGGGGCAGGCCGATCTGATCGGACGCGTCCGGACGCAGTTCCCGGAGCTGCTTGATGAGGAGTTCGTGGCCGACCGCCGCGATGAGTGGTTGCGCTGACGGGGTCGTGATGACGGTGACGATCGTGGCCGCGCGGTTGGCCCCGGAGGTGAGGTCGGCGCGGACGGCCGGGGTCGGCGGGGGCTGACCCGAGGCGGTGCGGGACGAGTCGTGATGTCCCGATCTCTCCGATGCCTTGCACTATACGTATACATATGCGTATCCTCCTACCGGAGGATACGATGAGCCCATGCCGAACAAGACGATCTATGTCTCCGACGCCGACCTGCCCCTCTACGAGCGGGCGCAGGAACTCGTCGGCGGCAACCTCTCCCAGGCGATCGTCAAGGCGCTGCGTCGGTACGTCGACGTCGAGGAGGGAAAGGACGAGGGTTTCGAGGAGATCACCGTCCGGGTCGGCCCCGGCAAGGGGCGGCGCCAGCGGTTCCTGGGTGTGCTGCTCGTCGAATGGCTCCAGTCCACGAAGGACCGGGTGCACAAGTACAAGGTGTATCGCAGCCGGACCGGCAAGTACGTCGTCCACGCCGAACACTCGCCGGAACAGATCTGGGCGGCCGGGGCCGACGGGCAGGCCAAGGGCTGGCGCAAGCACGTCAGTTCGGACCAGACCTGGGGCACCACGGCTGCCGTCGCCACGCTCGAGATCTTCGACGACCTGGACGCTCTCCGTGAGAAGGTCCCGGCCTCGCTCTACGACCTGGTCGCGGCCAGTGCCGACGTTCCCGAGGTCGAGGACCTCGACATCTGAGTCCGCCGGGGGATAGGCCCCGGGCGCACCACCACCGCCCACGGGCGGGCGCGAGCCTGCCCAGCAACGCCCGCACGTCTCAAGGGCGGGCGCGAGCCTGCCCACCCACCCACTGCCTCGGGAGGTGGGCCGGCCATGCCAACACGACCTCCGCCGTCGGCCATCGACGCGCCGGACGAAAGGAACGACCAGATGACAACCATTGCGGACCGACCCCCAGCGATCCACGTCAAGGACCTGGAGAAGTCCTACAAGGACCTGCAGGTGCTGCGCGGCGTCGACTTCGACGTGGCGCCAGGCGCCATCTTCGCCCTGCTCGGCTCCAACGGGGCCGGCAAGACCACGATCGTGCGGATCCTGTCCACCCTGCTGCGGGCGGACGCGGGAACCGCGACCGTGAACGGTTTCGACCTCGCCACGCAGCCGACCGACGTGCGCGAGTCCATCAGCCTGACCGGCCAGTTCGCGGCTGTGGACGAGATCCTCACCGGACGGGAGAACCTCGTGCTGGTCGCCCGGCTGCGGCACCTGTCGAACCCGGGCGGGGTGGCGGACGACCTGCTCGCGCGCTTCAACCTGACCGACGCGGCGGCCCGGCCGGTCTCGGGCTACTCCGGCGGTATGCGTCGGCGGCTCGACATCGCCATGAGCCTCATCGGGACTCCGCGGGTGGTCTTCCTGGACGAGCCGACCACGGGGCTCGACCCCCAGGCCCGCAACGACATGTGGCAGATCGTCCGCGACCTCGCCGACGACGGCACCACGGTGCTGCTCACCACCCAGTACCTGGAGGAGGCGGAGAAGCTCGCGGACCGGATCGCCATCCTGCACGAGGGGAGGATCATCGCGAACGGCACGCTGGCCGAGATCAAGCAGCTCGTACCGCCCGCCGAGGTCACCTACGTCGAGAAGCAGGCTTCGCTCGAGGACGTCTTCCTCGCCATCGTCGGGACCAACACCACCAAGGAGCAGTCATGACCGCACACGTCCTCGCCGACACGTCCGTCCTCGTCGGCCGGTCGATGCGCCACATCACGCGCAGCATGGACACCATCATCACCGTCACCATCACGCCGATCGCGATGATGCTGATGTTCGTCTACGTCCTCGGCGGCGCGATCCAGGCCGGGGCGGGCCGGTACGTCGACTACCTGCTGCCCGGGATCCTGCTGATCACGATCGCGTCGGGGATCGCCTACACGGCCGTCAGGCTGTTCAACGACATGACCAGTGGGATCTTCGAACGGTTCCACTCCATGCCGATCGCGCGCTCGTCGGTGCTGTGGGCGCACGTGCTGACCTCGCTGGTCTCCAACGGGCTCTCGGTCGCGATCGTCGTGCTCGTCGCGCTCGTGATGGGGTTCCGATCGCCGGCGGGACTGCTCGCGTGGCTCGCGGTGGTGGGCATCCTGGCGCTGGTCACCCTGGCGCTGACCTGGCTCGCCGTGCTCGCCGCGCTCGCCGCGAAGACGGGGGAGGGCGCCACCGCGTTCTCCTACCCGCTCATCTTCCTGCCGTTCATCAGCTCCGCGTTCGTCCCGACGGACACCATGCCCGCCCCCGTGCGAGCCTTCGCCGAGAACCAGCCGGTCACCTCGATCGTGAACACGATCCGCGCACTGCTCGCGGGGGAGCCGGTCAGTGGCGACATCTGGATCGCGCTGGCGTGGTGCGTGGGTATCCTCGCCGTCGCCTACGTCCTGTCGATGGTCGCCTACCGGCGCCGGATCGCCTCGTAGGGGTCAGCTCGCCAGGCCCTCGACGACCTCGACGCCGGGCATCGCGGCCAGTACCTCGCCCGGGAGCAGGATCTTGGACCGGCGCAGGCCGCTGCCGATGATCGCCCGGCCGGTGCCGACCGCCGGATCGAGCAGGATCCGGTGGTCGGCGGGCAGCCCGATCGGGGTGATCCCGCCGTACTCCATGCCGGAGTCGGCGACCGCACGGTCCATCGGCAGGAACGAGGCCTTGCGGACGTCCAGCAGGCGCTTGACCACGTTGTTGACGTCCGCGCGGGTGGTGGCGCGCACGACGGCGGCCGCGATCCGCTCCTGGCCGGCGCGCCGCCCGGCCACCAGCACGCAGTTCGCGGACGCCTCCAGCGGCAGGTCGTAGGCCTCGGTCATCTCCGCGGTGTCGGCGCAGCCCGGGTCGATCTCGGCAACAAGCACCTGCCCGACGGCGTCGGGCGCCTGCTGCGCCCACGCTGCCAGCGCGGCGCGGACGCCGGTCGCGAGCAGGTCCGGGTGATCGAGGGCGGGTGCCCAGTCCAGGGTTCCGAACCGCATCAGCGCTCGAACGTCGGCGTGATCACCGCGCGGGCGAGGGTGTGGAACAGCGCGACGAAGGAGAACTTGGTGGCGCTCTCCTCATGGGAGAGCTCCAGGGTCTCGACGTCGAGGGCGTGCACCGCGAACGCGTAGCGGTGCGGGCCGTCACCGGGCGGGGGTGCGGCGCCCTCGTAGGCGAACGCCCCGCCGTCGGTGCGGGCGTGGAAGGACGCGCCGGGCAGGGTCAGGTCGCTCTTGCCCCAGCCCTGCTCCATCTCCGTGACGGTCACGTCAAGGTCCGCCACGGTCCAGTGCCAGTAGCCGGACGGGGTGGGGGCATCCGGGTCGAAGCAGGTGAGCAGGAAACTCTGCGTCTGCGGCGGGAAGCCGGACCAGCTCAGCTGGGGCGAGACGTTGCCGCCGGTCAGCGAGTGCAGCGCGGGCAGGGGAACGCCGTCGGTGATGTCGGTGCTGGTGACGGTGAACGTGGCGGTGGCGGGCAGTACGTCATAGGGGGCGGGGGCGACGGGGCGCTGCAGGTCCATGTCATCTCCTTGCGCGAGGTGAGCCGGCCGTTGCCTCCGGCTCCACCTCTAAACCTACGACGACTTCGGGCGCTCGGCCCTCAGGGCACGCGCGCGTCGGGTCGCCGCTCGCGAGCGGTCCGACCTTGGTACAGTATTCGAACCGACGTTCGAATGTCGGTGGTGGCTTCTAGCGTGATGGACGTGGGAGGAGGAACGATGGCGACCACGTCGAAGTTGGAGGATGCGCGGCGGGCGCTGGCCGCCGCGGAGGCCTCGGCCGGGCTGCGGACGGTGCTGAGCGGTCCCACCGTTCGCGCGGTGTCCGGCCTCGCGCCACCCGCTCACGCGGCGCCGGGCTCGCCGGAGCCCCCGCCTCCTCCCGCTGGGGTGGGCCTCGATCCGGAACGGGTGCTGCCGGTGCCAGCCGCGCTGGCGCCGCTGTTCCCCTATGGCGGGATCCGCCGCGGCACCGGGGTGCAGGTGGCCGGGTCCACCTCGCTGCTGCTGCGCCTCGCGGCCGCGGCCTCCTGCGCCGACGTGTGGTGCGCGGTGGTGGCCCTGCCGGACGTGGGGCTCGCGGCCGCCGCCGAGGCCGGCCTGCCCCTGGACCGGATGGTGGTGGTGCCCCGGCCCGGCCCGGACTCCCCGTCCGTGGTGGGAGCGCTCGTGGACGGGTTCGACGTTCTGGTGCTGGGGGACTGCACGGCGTTGGCGGACCGGGACCGGCGGCTGCTCGCCTCCCGGGCCAGGACCCGAGGGTCGGTGCTGCTGACCACCACGCCCTGGCCGGGTTCGGAACTCGTGCTCGACGCCGGGGACCGGGTCTGGCGCGGCGTCGGGCGGGGGGCCGGGGTGCTGCGCACCGAGGAGCTCACAGTCGTGGCGTACGGGCGGGGCGCCGCGGCTGCCCGACCGGTCCGGGTCCGGGTGCGGATCGGCCCGGGTGGGGTGGAGACCGCCGCCCCCGACGAGGTCGGCGCGAACGGCCCGACGGCGGCCCCGGAGTTCGTCGTGCCGGTCGCCGGACGCTCGTTGGCGCAGGTCGGCTGATGGGCGCCGCCGAGCAGTTGCCACCGCCGGTTCCGGCTCCCGAGGGCGCGCGGCTCGCCGAGGCCGCCACCCGGCTCGCGGTGCTGTGGGTCCCGGACTGGCCGATCGCCGCCGCCGTCGCCGAGGGGTTGATCGGTGCGCACCAGAGCGTCGTGCTCCACGACGGGCGCGGCGTCACCGCAGTCTCCGCCAAGGCCCGTGCGGAGGGGGTGCGCCGTGGGATGCGTCGGCGCACCGCGCAGGGGCTCTGCCCGGACCTCGTGCTGCTGCCCGCGGACGAGGCGCGGGACGTGCGTGCGTTCGAGCCGCTCGTGCAGGGCGTGGAGGAGGTGGTGCCGCAGGTGCAGGTGATGCGGCCCGGGGTGATCGCCGTGGGCGCCCGTGGCCCGAGCCGTTACCTGGGGTCGGAGGAGGCGGTGGCCGAGGCGCTCGTCGGTGCGGTGGCGCAGGCCAGCGGCTCCGAGGCCCAGGTGGGGATCGCGGACGGCCTGCTCGCGGCCCTGTTGGCGGCCCGCACCTCCACGGTGGTGCCGCCGGGGAGGTCGGCACGGTTCCTCGCCCCCCGGGACGTGCGGGACCTCATCTACATCACCACCACGCGTCAGTCCCGGGCGGCCTACACCGATCTGGTGGACCTGCTGCGCCGGTTGGGGCTGAGCACCCTGGCCGATCTCGCCATGATGCGCACGGCACACGTGCTGCCCCGGTTCGGTGAGCTCGGGGTGCAGGCCCAGCGGCTGGCCAGAGGGCTGGACGCGTACCCGCCGCAGACGCATCGGCCCGAACCCGACATCACCACCCATGCCGAGCTCGACCCGCCCGCGCAGCGCATCGACACCGCCGCGTTCGCGGCGCGCCGGCTGGCCGAGGAGTTGCAGAGCCGGATGGTCCGGCGCGGCGTGGTGTGTGCCCGGTTGCGGGTGTCCGCCCGGGCGGAGAACGGCTCCGAGCTGACCCGTACCTGGCGAATCGACGGCGCACTCACCGCCACCGAACTGACCGACCGGGTGCGGTGGCAGCTGGAGGGCTGGCTCAGTGGGCGCAGTGGCCAGCCACCGAGTGCGGCGCTGACCCATCTGGAACTCGCCGCCGAGGAGATCAGTCCGGCCGCCGCGGTCCAGGACGGGCTGTGGGGCCGGGTGGGGCGGGGCCAGGTCCAGGCCGGCCGGGCCGTGCTGCGGGTCCAGGGGCTGATCGGTGCCGAAGGGGTGCTCGCCCCGGTGCTGGAGGGCGGACGCTCGCCGCGGGACCGGGTGCGGCTGGTGACCTGGGGGGACGAGCTGCGCCCGCTCCGCGACCCCGAGGCGCCGTGGCCGGGGCAGATCCCGCGGCCGTTGCCGGCGACGGTGCCGGCCGAGCCGGTGCCGGCTCGTCTCGTGGACGCCCAGGGGGATCCGGTGCGAGTGGGCCGGCGCGGCGAGCTCGAGGGCGATCCGGCCCTGGTTGAGGTGCGCCGAGCCACCCGAACCGCGTCGAGCGGGACCGTCTCGACGGCCGGGACCGTCCGGGCGGCCGGGACCGTCCGAGGTGCCGGGGCCGCTCGCGGAACTGGAACCACTGCGACTGCGCACCCCATCACCGGGTGGGCCGGCCCATGGCCGGTGCATGAACGGTGGTGGTCCGGCACCGAGCCGCGCACCTACCTGCAGGTGGTCACCGAGGGCGGTGCCCTGCTGTTGGCGGGGGAGGGCGGCAGGTGGTGGGTCGAGGGGGTCTATGACTGACGGGTGACGAATCCGGACGGCAGGCCGGTGGCGAACCGCTGCGGACCGATCACGATCGGGCATCGATCCGGCCATGCCCCGGCGGTCGGAGGGCGCCGGGATACCCTCGACCACATGACCAGCAGAGTCCGGCACGCTCTCGTGGCCGCCGCCGTCTCGCTCGGACTGGTGCTCGTGGCCGGGTGCGGGGGAGCCGGCGGTGAGGACCCGGGCGACGGCGCCCCGCCCACCGACTCGACCGGGACCACGGGCGACCCGACGGACACACCGCGCGGCGACCCGGTCGACCTGGTCGACCTCTGGCGGGTCAGCGGCGCGGAGGGTGAACGGCCCGACACCTGGTTGCGCCTGGAGGCCGGCCAGTTCCAGTTGTGGCGTGACTGCGGGATGCTCATGGGCGAGTGGGCGGCGTCGTCCACCCTGTTCCTGGCGAGCCTGTCCGGGTGGTCGGGATCCTGCTCGACCGACGACGCCGACGATGCCGACGACGCCGACGATGCCGATGGCGCCGACGATGCCGCGACCCCGGTCGCGCCGTGGCTCGACCGGGTCACCGAGTACCGGTCGGCCGCCTCGGGCTGGGACCTGCTCGACGCCGATGGCGCGGTGGTCGCCACCCTGAGCATCGACGGCGCCCCCGAGCCGATCGACACGGCGGCGTCGTCCTACGCGGAGCCGCCCGAGGTCACCGACGAGGTGCGAGCGTGGCTCGCGGCGCCGGCACCGCTTCCCGACGGCGTGACCCCGGCCTCGGAGGACGACCTGGTGGGTCGGTGGGTTCCCACCGACCCGGTGCCCACCGACCCTCATGTGGAGTTCGCCGCCGACGGCACCTGGACCGGTTCCGATGGCTGCAACGGTGGCGGTGGCCGATGGGTCATCGACCCCGACGGCCTGGTGCTCACCACGTCCGGGCCGCAGACGCTCATCGGGTGCGAGGGTGCGCCGGTGCCGTCCTGGGTGGCGATGTCACGCACGGCCGCGCTGGACGGCGCAGTGCTGAGCCTGTTCGACCGCGACGGCGACCTGGTCGGGGAGCTCGCCGCAGGCTGAACCGCGTCGTCAGGCGGGCCAGATGTGTGCGAGGTCACAGC
Coding sequences within:
- a CDS encoding dihydrodipicolinate synthase family protein; translation: MRLQERLRGGVVIPAHPLAVTADGDIDLQAQRALTRYYLESGADGLAVGVHTTQFSLHADRGALREVWDLAAATVLELAPERMLIAGLVGDTVQAVAEAQAAVAAGYHAALLSPWGMADGSERALLERAGAVGEILPTIGFYLQDSVGGGPLGRGYWSALFDLESVIAVKTAPFDRYRTNDVVRALLEHDRWAEVALLTGNDDAIVHDLITPYRRGDRVVRAAGGLLGQWAVGTRAAVGLVRRAREAVAADAVGTDLLAEATDLVEVNAAVFDVDHDFAGCVPGVNEVLRQQGLLTSAHCLDPVEALSPGQADLIGRVRTQFPELLDEEFVADRRDEWLR
- a CDS encoding EXLDI protein; the encoded protein is MPNKTIYVSDADLPLYERAQELVGGNLSQAIVKALRRYVDVEEGKDEGFEEITVRVGPGKGRRQRFLGVLLVEWLQSTKDRVHKYKVYRSRTGKYVVHAEHSPEQIWAAGADGQAKGWRKHVSSDQTWGTTAAVATLEIFDDLDALREKVPASLYDLVAASADVPEVEDLDI
- a CDS encoding ABC transporter ATP-binding protein, producing the protein MTTIADRPPAIHVKDLEKSYKDLQVLRGVDFDVAPGAIFALLGSNGAGKTTIVRILSTLLRADAGTATVNGFDLATQPTDVRESISLTGQFAAVDEILTGRENLVLVARLRHLSNPGGVADDLLARFNLTDAAARPVSGYSGGMRRRLDIAMSLIGTPRVVFLDEPTTGLDPQARNDMWQIVRDLADDGTTVLLTTQYLEEAEKLADRIAILHEGRIIANGTLAEIKQLVPPAEVTYVEKQASLEDVFLAIVGTNTTKEQS
- a CDS encoding ABC transporter permease → MTAHVLADTSVLVGRSMRHITRSMDTIITVTITPIAMMLMFVYVLGGAIQAGAGRYVDYLLPGILLITIASGIAYTAVRLFNDMTSGIFERFHSMPIARSSVLWAHVLTSLVSNGLSVAIVVLVALVMGFRSPAGLLAWLAVVGILALVTLALTWLAVLAALAAKTGEGATAFSYPLIFLPFISSAFVPTDTMPAPVRAFAENQPVTSIVNTIRALLAGEPVSGDIWIALAWCVGILAVAYVLSMVAYRRRIAS
- a CDS encoding YbaK/EbsC family protein, which codes for MRFGTLDWAPALDHPDLLATGVRAALAAWAQQAPDAVGQVLVAEIDPGCADTAEMTEAYDLPLEASANCVLVAGRRAGQERIAAAVVRATTRADVNNVVKRLLDVRKASFLPMDRAVADSGMEYGGITPIGLPADHRILLDPAVGTGRAIIGSGLRRSKILLPGEVLAAMPGVEVVEGLAS
- a CDS encoding YbhB/YbcL family Raf kinase inhibitor-like protein; translated protein: MDLQRPVAPAPYDVLPATATFTVTSTDITDGVPLPALHSLTGGNVSPQLSWSGFPPQTQSFLLTCFDPDAPTPSGYWHWTVADLDVTVTEMEQGWGKSDLTLPGASFHARTDGGAFAYEGAAPPPGDGPHRYAFAVHALDVETLELSHEESATKFSFVALFHTLARAVITPTFER
- a CDS encoding DNA polymerase Y family protein, with amino-acid sequence MGAAEQLPPPVPAPEGARLAEAATRLAVLWVPDWPIAAAVAEGLIGAHQSVVLHDGRGVTAVSAKARAEGVRRGMRRRTAQGLCPDLVLLPADEARDVRAFEPLVQGVEEVVPQVQVMRPGVIAVGARGPSRYLGSEEAVAEALVGAVAQASGSEAQVGIADGLLAALLAARTSTVVPPGRSARFLAPRDVRDLIYITTTRQSRAAYTDLVDLLRRLGLSTLADLAMMRTAHVLPRFGELGVQAQRLARGLDAYPPQTHRPEPDITTHAELDPPAQRIDTAAFAARRLAEELQSRMVRRGVVCARLRVSARAENGSELTRTWRIDGALTATELTDRVRWQLEGWLSGRSGQPPSAALTHLELAAEEISPAAAVQDGLWGRVGRGQVQAGRAVLRVQGLIGAEGVLAPVLEGGRSPRDRVRLVTWGDELRPLRDPEAPWPGQIPRPLPATVPAEPVPARLVDAQGDPVRVGRRGELEGDPALVEVRRATRTASSGTVSTAGTVRAAGTVRGAGAARGTGTTATAHPITGWAGPWPVHERWWSGTEPRTYLQVVTEGGALLLAGEGGRWWVEGVYD